The Diceros bicornis minor isolate mBicDic1 chromosome 15, mDicBic1.mat.cur, whole genome shotgun sequence genome has a window encoding:
- the LOC131414829 gene encoding palmitoyltransferase ZDHHC19-like, which yields MPLTKGRHPPPQVPIPWLVPSLLAAFSGVLLVAVSGLFFGFPCRWLAQNGEWAFPVVTGPLFVLTFGILMFLNISDPGILHQGSNEQGPRMVRVVWAKHIAFRLQWCPQCCFHRPPRTYHCPWCNICVEDFDHHCRWVNNCIGHRNLGLFILLLLCLCLYLGSMLVTCMVFLLRTTHLPFSIDKVIAIVVVVPAAGFLVPLLVLLLMKARSVSTAQRSYEDKYQYLHGHNPFDLGCGKNWYWTLCAALGPKYMSEAVGLQRVVGPDWVPTRNLHFQTCPSMPIPEALPGLGSGRKVQPLDLYQAGQDPPGSGEAAALQEVAVEL from the exons ATGCCCCTCACGAAGGGGCGCCATCCCCCGCCTCAGGTCCCAATTCCCTGGCTCGTCCCGAGCCTGCTCGCTGCCTTCAGTGGAGTCCTGCTGGTCGCTGTCAGCGGACTCTTCTTTGGTTTCCC TTGCAGATGGCTGgcccagaatggggagtgggcctTTCCTGTTGTCACAGGACCCCTCTTCGTCCTCACCTTCGGCATTCTCATGTTTCTAAACATCTCCGACCCTGGTATCTTGCACCAAG GCTCCAACGAACAGGGCCCCAGGATGGTGCGTGTGGTTTGGGCGAAGCATATAGCCTTCCGCCTGCAGTGGTGCCCACAGTGCTGCTTCCACCGCCCGCCGCGGACCTACCACTGCCCCTGGTGCAACATCTGTGTGGAG GACTTCGACCACCACTGCAGGTGGGTGAACAATTGCATAGGTCACCGGAACTTGGGCTTGTTCATCCTGCTCCTCCTGTGCCTATGCTTGTACTTGGGCTCCATGCTTGTCACCTGCATGGTCTTCCTCCTGCGCACCACCCACCTGCCCTTCTCCATTGACAAGGTCATCGC CATCGTCGTAGTGGTCCCCGCTGCCGGCTTCCTGGTGCCTCTCTTGGTGCTTCTGCTGATGAAGGCCAGGTCGGTGAGCACCGCCCAGCGCTCCTACGAGGACAAG TACCAATACCTACATGGACACAACCCTTTCGACCTTGGCTGTGGCAAAAACTGGTATTGGACACTTTGTGCAGCGCTGGGACCCAA GTACATGTCCGAAGCTGTTGGGCTGCAGAGAGTGGTGGGGCCTGACTGGGTGCCCACGCGGAACCTGCACTTCCAGACGTGCCCCTCCATGCCCATTCCCGAAGCCCTCCCTGGGCTGGGGTCTGGCCGCAAGGTCCAACCTCTGGATCTGTACCAAGCAGGGCAGGATCCCCCAGGGAGTGGTGAGGCTGCAGCCCTCCAGGAg GTGGCAGTGGAGCTTTAG